In Gordonia iterans, the following proteins share a genomic window:
- a CDS encoding glycosyltransferase family 4 protein: MRVLMVSWEYPPVVIGGLGRHVHYLAEALAAQGIEVTVLTRQPSRTDPSTHPTTDAVVNGVRVIAAAEDPTEFDFGIDMMAWTLSMGHSFVRAGLQLLRDWQPDVVHAHDWLVAHPSIALADYFDVPLIATLHATEAGRHSGWVAGHVNRQVHSVEWWLANSADALITCSSSMRDEVRDLFGSGAGSARAGRSEPSAGSTRAGRSEPSAGSTRAGRSEPSAGSTRAGRSEPSAGSARAGLSDSGLPPITVIHNGIDLTAWSFAERTVDDGPAELLFAGRLEYEKGLQDLLAALPAIRRAHPGTTLTVAGEGTQLGWLTELTAEHGVRHAVSFAGRQDHDGLASLMRRATAIVLPSRYEPFGIVALEAAASGIPLVTSTAGGLGEAVHDGETGMTFPPADVTALTAAVCATLDDPAAAAVRARRARAVLTEEFTWPAIAERTAAVYRVASRRTHRPLARPVIPERPLPERDPNS, translated from the coding sequence ATGCGCGTGCTGATGGTGTCCTGGGAGTATCCGCCGGTGGTGATCGGCGGACTGGGTCGGCATGTGCACTACCTGGCCGAAGCCCTTGCCGCGCAAGGCATCGAGGTGACTGTCCTGACCCGGCAGCCGTCCCGCACAGATCCGTCGACGCACCCCACCACCGACGCCGTCGTCAACGGCGTGCGGGTGATCGCCGCGGCCGAGGACCCCACCGAATTCGACTTCGGCATCGACATGATGGCGTGGACCCTCTCGATGGGACACTCCTTCGTCCGCGCCGGTCTGCAACTCCTCCGCGACTGGCAACCGGACGTGGTGCACGCGCACGACTGGCTGGTGGCGCATCCGTCGATCGCGCTGGCCGACTACTTCGACGTGCCGCTGATCGCGACCCTGCACGCGACTGAGGCCGGCCGCCATTCGGGTTGGGTGGCCGGACACGTCAACCGCCAGGTCCATTCCGTGGAGTGGTGGCTGGCGAACTCGGCGGACGCGCTGATCACGTGCTCGTCGTCCATGCGTGACGAGGTGCGCGACCTGTTCGGTTCCGGCGCCGGGAGCGCGCGAGCGGGCCGATCAGAGCCGAGCGCCGGGAGCACGCGAGCGGGCCGATCAGAGCCGAGCGCCGGGAGCACGCGAGCGGGCCGATCAGAGCCGAGCGCCGGGAGCACGCGAGCGGGCCGATCAGAGCCGAGCGCCGGGAGCGCGCGAGCGGGCCTTTCAGATTCCGGCCTGCCCCCGATCACGGTGATCCACAACGGGATCGATCTGACCGCGTGGAGTTTCGCCGAGCGGACCGTCGACGACGGCCCCGCGGAGCTGCTCTTCGCCGGCCGGCTGGAGTACGAGAAGGGGCTGCAGGATCTGCTGGCCGCGCTCCCGGCGATCCGGCGGGCGCATCCGGGGACCACGCTGACCGTCGCCGGTGAGGGCACCCAGCTGGGGTGGCTCACCGAACTGACCGCCGAGCACGGCGTGCGGCATGCGGTGAGCTTCGCCGGGCGGCAGGATCACGACGGCCTGGCGTCGCTGATGCGCCGCGCCACGGCGATCGTGCTGCCCAGCCGGTACGAGCCGTTCGGGATCGTCGCCCTGGAGGCGGCGGCGAGCGGAATCCCGCTGGTCACCTCCACCGCCGGCGGCCTCGGCGAGGCCGTGCACGACGGCGAGACCGGCATGACCTTTCCGCCCGCCGACGTCACCGCGCTCACGGCCGCGGTGTGCGCCACCCTCGACGACCCCGCCGCCGCCGCGGTCCGGGCACGACGCGCCCGCGCCGTCCTCACCGAGGAGTTCACCTGGCCGGCGATCGCCGAGCGGACCGCCGCGGTCTATCGGGTCGCCTCACGCCGGACGCACCGTCCCCTCGCCCGCCCGGTGATCCCCGAGCGCCCGCTGCCCGAGCGCGACCCGAACTCCTAA
- a CDS encoding PQQ-binding-like beta-propeller repeat protein → MQQTARHHGSRLRAVAAVVLATVTALVLASCADGQEEVRAIPGAGWPMYGADNGNTNYTPVTVPAGLELSWRRPTGGPITAPISLNQYGDVGITARTTSGCNVFVFDHNSGRKNFCKRMTEGVQFNAMTLDQHGQPFLGESGALVAFNGGGMIRWRMPVVGTSLSAKFAGPGRILSVTTQGQLLLLNAQNDAFEAPEVRLRPNADPEDPTFGLGDCIAGGPQCAVTAPAAVDSKRDRFYLNFRAEGAAASQLTAMSYADRDGAREFTGVWNADLPGGMVGPATLSHDGETVYAFGGDGKLYAYAAGDGALRWCHDLGEHGFATLTVSPDGVLIPTGSVGAPLTVLKDDGDSATVIAKREDLQTVSLSTLTGGGSAWTVVRSGPEQKLVLTEVSVTDGATKRSLDLPDATGFATGVAVSAGGDVAVAVNLGEVYYFSAG, encoded by the coding sequence ATGCAGCAGACAGCGCGCCACCACGGAAGCCGTCTTCGTGCGGTCGCGGCGGTGGTGCTGGCGACGGTGACGGCCCTGGTGCTCGCATCCTGCGCAGACGGACAGGAGGAGGTCCGGGCGATTCCGGGTGCGGGATGGCCGATGTACGGCGCCGACAACGGCAACACGAACTACACGCCGGTCACGGTGCCCGCGGGGCTCGAACTGTCCTGGCGACGGCCGACCGGCGGCCCGATCACGGCGCCGATCAGCCTGAACCAGTACGGCGACGTGGGCATCACCGCGCGGACGACCAGCGGCTGCAATGTCTTCGTGTTCGATCACAATTCGGGGCGCAAGAACTTCTGCAAGCGGATGACCGAGGGCGTCCAGTTCAACGCGATGACCCTCGATCAGCACGGCCAGCCTTTCCTCGGCGAGTCCGGGGCGCTCGTCGCGTTCAACGGCGGCGGCATGATCCGCTGGCGCATGCCGGTGGTCGGCACCTCGCTGTCGGCCAAGTTCGCCGGACCGGGCCGGATCCTGTCGGTCACCACGCAGGGGCAGCTGTTGCTGCTGAATGCGCAGAACGATGCGTTCGAGGCGCCCGAGGTCCGGCTGCGCCCGAACGCCGACCCGGAGGATCCCACGTTCGGACTGGGTGACTGCATCGCCGGCGGACCGCAGTGCGCAGTCACCGCGCCGGCCGCGGTCGACTCGAAGCGAGACCGCTTCTACCTGAACTTCCGGGCCGAGGGGGCAGCGGCTTCGCAGCTGACGGCGATGAGCTATGCCGACCGCGACGGCGCGCGCGAGTTCACCGGGGTCTGGAACGCGGACCTGCCCGGCGGCATGGTGGGCCCTGCCACTCTGTCGCACGACGGCGAGACCGTCTACGCGTTCGGCGGCGACGGCAAGCTGTACGCGTATGCCGCCGGTGACGGCGCCCTGCGCTGGTGCCACGATCTCGGCGAGCACGGGTTCGCCACGCTGACGGTCTCGCCGGACGGCGTGCTGATCCCGACGGGCAGCGTCGGCGCACCGCTGACGGTCCTGAAGGACGACGGCGACTCCGCCACGGTGATCGCCAAGCGCGAGGACCTGCAGACGGTGAGTCTGTCGACGCTGACCGGCGGAGGCAGCGCCTGGACCGTCGTACGTTCCGGCCCGGAGCAGAAACTGGTGCTCACGGAGGTCTCGGTGACCGACGGAGCCACCAAGCGCTCTCTCGATCTGCCGGACGCGACCGGTTTCGCCACCGGTGTCGCGGTCTCGGCCGGGGGCGACGTGGCGGTCGCGGTCAACCTGGGCGAGGTCTACTACTTCAGCGCCGGCTGA
- a CDS encoding AIM24 family protein: MRSTLFDASNREKELNQRWTVQNDRMLRVGFGPDALAAKGAMVAYQGQFEFKHEGSGSVSNFIKKAVSNEGGQLMRVRGQGEVFFARRAQHVFTIQLEGPQESITINTSSLLAFDDSLTWKITSIGNAGIMAGGLFNLTLNGQGVIGVTSDGPPMILDCSRQPTYVDPQAAVCWSANLQPSLKNDFKMGALIGRGSGESFQLAFHGPGFVVVQPSEGSVLGQV; encoded by the coding sequence ATGCGCAGCACCCTGTTCGATGCGAGCAATCGCGAGAAGGAACTGAACCAGCGGTGGACTGTTCAGAACGACCGTATGCTGCGGGTCGGTTTCGGTCCCGATGCGCTCGCGGCGAAGGGCGCGATGGTGGCCTACCAGGGGCAGTTCGAGTTCAAGCACGAGGGCTCGGGCTCGGTGAGCAACTTCATCAAGAAGGCCGTCTCCAACGAGGGCGGCCAGCTGATGCGCGTGCGCGGTCAGGGCGAGGTGTTCTTCGCCCGCCGCGCCCAGCACGTGTTCACCATCCAGTTGGAGGGCCCGCAGGAGTCGATCACCATCAACACCTCGAGCCTGCTGGCGTTCGACGACTCGCTCACCTGGAAGATCACGTCCATCGGCAACGCGGGCATCATGGCCGGCGGCCTGTTCAACCTGACCCTCAACGGCCAGGGCGTGATCGGCGTGACCAGTGACGGTCCGCCGATGATCTTGGACTGCTCGCGCCAGCCGACCTACGTCGACCCCCAGGCGGCGGTGTGCTGGTCGGCCAACCTGCAGCCCAGCCTGAAGAACGATTTCAAGATGGGCGCACTCATCGGACGCGGCTCGGGCGAATCGTTCCAGCTCGCGTTCCACGGGCCGGGCTTCGTCGTCGTGCAGCCCAGCGAAGGCTCCGTTCTCGGCCAGGTCTGA